A window from Fragaria vesca subsp. vesca linkage group LG5, FraVesHawaii_1.0, whole genome shotgun sequence encodes these proteins:
- the LOC101299302 gene encoding vacuolar protein sorting-associated protein 51 homolog, which produces MEGEDVPLDDKAKRMRDLLSSFYSPDPSMSSPNSNSSSKNVTLDAINSTSFDPDQYMNLLVHKSNLEGLLQKHVEMAAEIKNLDTDLQMLVYENYNKFISATDTIKQMKSNIVGMEANMEQLLEKILSVQSRSDSVNTSLFERRERIEKLHRTRNLLRKLQFIYDLPARLTKCIKSEAYADAVKFYTGAMPIFKAYGDSSFQDCKRASEEVVAIIIKNLQGKLFSDSESIQARAEAAVLLKRLDFPVDSLKVKLLEKLEQSVADLQLNIEEVGNASVDSNHPSTDSTPATAHEVSVREFAEAIRAYRAIFPDSDNQLSKLAQDLVTRHFETTEHYIKQQVWSADLLAVIRIIWKDVLLLEDVLHEAALTDYSFEAAQVSVKFYVANKFSHLQSEISDALKKVQIRQKNSGEDNSLQVALEGGKKAVLQGSMNVLLDFRQLLDDDLGLLVKLRDLIIDWVQEGFQEFFRALDGHFLLLSGRHSLASQDQGLTEGILDDKVLAGLVLVLAQISLFIEQNAIPRITEEIGASFSGGGVRRYEYGPAFVPGEICRIFRSAGEKFLHLYIKMTTQRISVLQKRKFTATVWVKHKEPREVSMFVDLFLHELEGIGREVKQILPEGLRRHRRADSTGSTTSSRSNPLREEKLSRSNTQRARSQLLETHLAKLFKQKVEIFTKVEFTQGSVLTTVVKLGLKSLQEFVRLQTFSRSGFQQVQLDIQFMRTPLKEMAEDEAAIDFLLDEVVVATAERCLDPTPLEPPILDRLIQAKLAKTREQNPLSP; this is translated from the exons ATGGAGGGGGAGGATGTGCCTCTGGACGACAAGGCGAAGAGAATGCGGGATCTGCTATCGAGCTTCTACTCTCCAGATCCTTCAATGTCGTCCCCAAACTCCAATTCGTCTTCCAAAAACGTCACTCTCGACGCCATCAACTCCACCTCCTTCGATCCCGATCAGTACATGAATCTTCTC GTTCATAAGTCAAACTTGGAAGGGCTTCTACAGAAGCATGTTGAAATGGCTGCTGAGATCAAGAATCTTGACACCGACTTACAGATGTTAGTTTATGAGAACTACAACAAGTTTATCAGCGCAACCGATACAATTAAACA GATGAAAAGTAATATCGTGGGCATGGAGGCAAACATGGAGCAGCTGCTTGAGAAG ATATTGTCTGTGCAATCTAGAAGTGATAGTGTCAACACTTCTCTTTTTGAAAGGAGAGAACGTATAGAGAAATTGCATCGTACCCGCAATCTTCTTCGTAAGCTTCAG TTCATATATGATCTACCTGCTAGACTCACAAAGTGTATCAAATCAGAAGCATATGCTGATGCAGTCAAGTTCTATACTGGTGCAATGCCAATTTTTAAA GCATATGGTGACTCCTCGTTTCAGGATTGTAAGCGAGCATCTGAAGAAGTTGTGGCCATAATTATAAAGAATTTGCAG GGAAAGCTTTTCTCAGATTCTGAATCCATCCAAGCAAGAGCTGAGGCTGCTGTGCTTCTCAAGCGACTGGATTTCCCA GTTGATAGCTTAAAGGTGAAACTGCTTGAGAAGTTGGAACAGTCTGTTGCCGACCTGCAGCTTAACATTGAAGAGGTTGGTAATGCTTCAGTTGATTCAAATCACCCTTCTACTGATTCAACTCCTGCCACTGCTCATGAG GTCTCTGTTCGTGAGTTTGCGGAGGCTATTCGTGCTTATCGAGCAATATTTCCTGATTCAGATAACCAACTAAGCAAACTTGCACAAGACTTGGTTACCAG GCACTTTGAAACCACTGAGCACTACATAAAGCAACAAGTTTGGTCAGCAGATCTACTAGCTGTAATTC GAATTATATGGAAAGATGTACTTCTGTTGGAAGATGTGCTACATGAGGCTGCTCTAACTGATTATTCTTTTGAG GCTGCCCAAGTTTCTGTCAAATTCTATGTTGCCAATAAATTTTCTCATCTCCAAAGTGAGATATCAG ATGCTCTAAAAAAGGTCCAAATTAGACAAAAAAATAGCGGAGAAGATAATTCCTTACAAGTTGCTCTCGAGGGCGGAAAAAAGGCAGTTCTCCAAGGCAGCATGAATGTCTTACTG GACTTCCGTCAACTTCTGGATGATGATTTGGGACTGCTAGTTAAACTGAGAGACTTAATTATTGATTGGGTCCAAGAAGGGTTTCAGGAATTCTTCAGGGCACTTGATGGTCACTTCCTCTTGCTATCAGGCAGGCATAGTTTAGCCAGTCAAGATCAGGGTTTGACAGAGGGAATACTAGATGACAAAGTTCTGGCAGGGCTTGTCCTTGTGCTGGCCCAAATTTCGCTTTTCATAGAACAGAATGCCATCCCAAGAATCACTGAG GAAATAGGTGCTTCCTTTTCTGGTGGTGGTGTCAGACGCTATGAATATGGACCAGCCTTTGTTCCTGGGGAGATCTGTCGGATATTCCGATCAGCTGGTGAAAAGTTTCTGCACCTT TACATAAAAATGACAACTCAAAGGATATCAGTTCTCCAAAAGAGGAAGTTTACAGCAACAGTTTGGGTCAAG CACAAGGAACCACGAGAAGTTAGCATGTTTGTTGATTTATTTCTTCACGAG TTGGAAGGAATAGGGAGAGAGGTTAAGCAGATTTTACCTGAAGGCCTCCGCAGACATCGTAGGGCTGACAGCACTGGGAGCACTACCTCATCACGGAGTAATCCATTACGTGAGGAGAAATTGAGTCGGTCAAATACACAAAGGGCAAGGAGCCAGCTACTGGAAACCCATCTAGCAAAGTTGTTCAAGCAAAAAGTTGAAATTTTTACAAAAGTGGAGTTTACACAG GGTTCAGTTTTAACAACAGTGGTAAAACTTGGTCTTAAAAGCTTGCAAGAATTTGTCAGACTCCAAACTTTTAGTCGAAGTGGATTCCAGCAAGTTCAGTTGGACATTCAGTTTATGAGGACTCCTTTAAAGGAAATGGCTGAAGATGAAGCTGCCATTGACTTTTTACTGGATGAG GTGGTTGTTGCAACTGCGGAGCGTTGTCTTGACCCAACTCCATTAGAGCCCCCCATCTTGGACAGACTTATACAAGCAAAGTTGGCAAAAACCAGGGAACAGAATCCACTTTCTCCATGA